TTATGTATTCCTACTTGGTTttagtttcttttttctctttcttattaGTGCTTGTTTTTTAGCAGGGATCTAGTTGTCAAGTACAGAAGTCATGTAGAAGAACTGGTTAAGCCAGAGAGGAACAGATAGTACACGTTTCTTTTTACATGTGATATAAGAAAACTGTATGCATGCTTGACTTTGGGTTTAGTTTTCACAGAGGATGGTTGCTAACTTCTTCTAAGTTCAAATGCACTTTAAAGTGACACTAGTTGAATTATCTTGATACTTCTTCCTGTGCGGGTGAATGCTCTGTTGATGTATCACACTGGTAGGCCAAGATGAAGTTGATCGACCGCAGCATGCTTTCAAGCTACCGCGAGGTGCCCACACTACTGCAGTAGAAGCTGTAGCCGTGCTCTCACTCGAATGCTCTATCCATTGCCAAGAGGTTATCATCCATCATTAGCTCATTCGTTTCTTATTAGACCAAGATGAAGTAAATATCTCTGCTCATTTTCTTAATGAAGTAGTGTTTGATGAAAGTGCTAGTttgattgataaagattttgtTTTTGGATCAGAGCCTTCCTCCATTTATAGtttccaaagaaaaaaaatattttattcaattTGATTGGTTGTCTTATTTTCCCGCATTGGCCGGAATATTTAGACGACCaaggaaaaaagaagatgaaTTTTCAAGACTGTCTTCAGGACTGAGGTATAGGAAAATAGAAGAAAAGCTAAAACTCACTTGATAAGTAGATACGGATAGGCGGAGATGATGCACATCCAAAAAGCTATCTCAACCCTAGAACTCTTTCCTTCTTTCATCGAGTCCACATCATCATTTGTGAGGTTTGGGTCCATCTCTCATCAAAGTTGTGAGAGAGAAGTTgtactttttttaatataatgaacataattttataagaaaaattaatatattcTTGTTATCAATTTAAAGTAGGAAACTAAAGCGATGATTGCTTGGAAGTTCTTGCATGGCAAACGCGAAGGTTGCAGATTCTTTCTGGATGCCTTTGACTTGAGGAATGTTGGTTTCAAGATTTTTCCATCAATTGAGAAGGCAACAATCTCCTTCTCATATAGGCTTCGAAGTACGGATGTGATCGAAACTCCCAAGAGATTAGGTAATGAGATAATTCCTTGACACACAGGAATTGCCTTCTCAACACACGAAAGAATTCCATATAGACAATGATTGAAGGAGTTCTATAATGATCAAGACTCTTTAGAGATTGGGTGATGCGGTAATTTCATAACGCACAAGGAGTTGTACGTATCTTCTATCAGTGTATCTTTGTTCTAACCATCCATTTTGGTTGGGACCCGGCCCGAGTCCTACTTAGACTAGGACTTGGCCAAGTGGTTAGTTGATATGGGGCTGACGTGGATAAATGATGTTTTGCTTTAACAACGAGAATAGTACCTCAATGGTtgaaatttgatttgatttgatttgatttgatttgattttgagAAGCCAAGTCTCCACATCTCCTTTCAATGATTGAGATTGGTTTTGATATGGAGAAGATCATCCCTGATCAAGGTTACTCACGATCGGTACTTAGCAGCCGAGTGTAGATCTGTGTTCGTGTAGGTAATCAGGCGGGACGCGTCACGACTGGTATCTGGTGGTATCTCACTCGAACCCGATTCGAAGGGGATTTAGGGCTTCAAACTTGCGGGTGTCTTGCCCTGGACTTGTTCGTTGAAATGTCTTAGCGCCGTATCTCATCTTCCGACCCCTTTCCTCCCTCCCAATTGATGTTATTACGAATTTGTTTCCTCGGAGCTCACAATTTGAGCTTCCGAAACATCGGCCCGACGACATCAGATTGCGCGCTTGCTTAGCCAAAAACGAACGAACCAAAGCTTCTCTTCATGGCGTTTTCTTTCTCTCGCTTTCGGAGGAAACTCGACGCCGCCCTCTCGTCCGCCGTCCGCGCCCGCTACCTCTCGCTCTCTGCCCGCCCAAGTCTTCCCGAAGAGCCGGCGCCGGACCCTCGCTTCCTCCGCTACAGCTCCCCCGACGCCAGGCCGCCCCTCGACCACTCCCCCTTTCTGCGCTTCCCCCAGGTCCGCCACACCACCCTCCCCAGCGGCATCCGCGTCGTCACCCAATCGGCCCCCATTTCCGCCTCCCACACCGCGTCTATCGGCGTCTGGATCGATGCCGGCAGTCGCTTCGAGGCCCCCGGTACCAACGGCACCGCCCATTTCCTCGAACACATGATCTTCAAGGGCACCCGCCGCCGCACCGCCCGCTCCCTCGAGGAGGAAATCGAGAACATGGGCGCCCGGCTCAACGCCTACACCTCTCGCGAGCAGACCACCTTCTTCGCCGACGTTCAGTCCAAGGACGTGGCCGTCGCCGTCGACGTGCTCGCCGACATCCTGCAGAATTCCAAGTTCCCTGACCACGCGATCAAGCGGGAGCGCGGCGTCATCCTCCGGGAGATGGAGGAGGTCAGCTCGtggttcctctccttttcctTCTGTTTGCTCTACGAGTAGGTTCTTATGCATGTCTGGCGATGTGAGGGAACAGGTGCAAGGACAGGTAGAAGAGGTAATCTTCGACCACCTGCATTCTGCAGCGTTTCAGGGCCATCCTCTAGGGGACACAATATTGGGCCCGGAGGAGAATATACGAGGGATCTCGAGGGTTGACTTGCAGCAATACATTTCCACTCATTATACAGGCCATAGAATGGTGATTTCTTGTGAAATAATCTTTATGCTTTGGGTTATAGATAGTGTAGAGAAATTCTGAGGTCTTGGATGTGTTCTGTCAAAGGTTGTGTCGGCTGCAGGAGCTGTTAAACATGATGAGATTGTTAACATGGTCGGAAGGCTGTTCACAAATTTCTCCACAGATCCAACCACTGCAGATCAGCTTGTAAATGCAAATCCAGCTGTTTTTACAGGTTCAGAGGTTTGTGTTATTTATTACATCACTGAATTTATCTTCCTTATGCACCCGATTTGTTGCGTCATATATCACCATCTGACCATATGTATTATAGGTTCGAGTGCAGGATGAGGGAATGCCTTTTGCGCATTTTGCAATAGCATTTAAAGGGTCATCCTGGACAGACCCTAACTCTATCCCCCTTATGGTAATCCAAAGCTTGTTGGGTAGTTGGAACAAGAGCATTGGTGTCGGCAATTGCTCAGGGTAAGATGAGTGAAGGCAGTTTCTTTTTTGCCAGTACAATACACTTTTAGCCGAGTGCTTCAACAATGTTATGCTATTCCATGAACTATCAGGTCTCAGCTTGCTCGTCGAGTAGGCACTGATGACTTAGCTGAAAATATTATGGCTTTCAATACCAACTATCGTGATATAGGATTGTTTGGTGTCTACTCCATTGCCTCGGTAAGCTTTATTCTCATAGATTAAGAGCTTAATTGTAGctcttttatttttgtttcaaaatattggGTTTGTGTCGATGTATCTTTCTTCTCATGCATGTTGTTGCTTATGAACTGTTGGTCATTGAGAGTTCTTTTCAATGTCCTGGTGGCATCTGCTAATGGATTTTATGTTTAAACCAACTTGAGCAATTATTATGAAGAAAATGCGGCCCAGTGGACATTCGTTATCCTCTAGATGCATGCGATATTGATAACAAATCCTGAATATTTGTTCAGGCATAAATATGTGAAGACAAAGATGACACATTTTACCAGCATTCTTAATATACTTTCTGTTAGCTTCCCTCACTTAGAAATTTGAATATTAGGTAATAGAAGTGCTTTTGTTACTATGACTTATTAAGTAACAACTATGGAAGTGCATGTCACctttattatttccatttcaaaaTCTGTTGTTGCAGCCAAAATGTTTGCGTGAATTATCATGTGTCTTGATGGATGAGATTAAGAGACTTGCATACCAAGTGTCAGAAGCTGAAGTTGTTCGTGCTAGGAATCAGGTATATGGAGCATTCTATTTGCATATCAACAACGTTCACCACTATTCTCTGTGAAAATATCCGTGGCTGACTTATGATCGTCAGATAAGCTTTTGCTGAATGAATCTCTTAGTAGTTTCTACATGTTATGCAGTTAAAATCCGTGCTTTTGCTTCACATTGATGGTTCCACTGCTGTTTCTGAGAATAATGGCCGTCAGGTAGACATCAGTGCTCAACATTTGTGCTGCTCAATACTTCTTTTTGCAATATATACCTGAGGGGGCTTCATTGTTAAGCAAACATCCTAAATTTTGTTGAGCTCAATATATTTTGTCTAGAATATTAAGAAGGATCACTTTCATCACCACGTGCAGATGCTGACATACGGGCGGGTATTGCCATTCGTTGAGCTTTTTGCTCGCATTGATGCTGTTGATGCTGCTGCAATTATGGAGACAGCAAGGAACTTCATCATCAATAAGGCAATGAGACTTTTTTGCTCATTTAAATCTTACATTGCAACTCATTTAAAATAAAGACTATTATGCTGTGGGATTTTTTACCTCGAAGTTCGTCCTGCTTGTTCTTTGATATTTGCTTGAAAGATGAGTCAATAATTAGGCAATCTTTCTTTCATGTTTCATTACTAATCACCATTTAATGTTTCAGGAAGTTGCACTTGCCGCAACAGGACCGATCCAGGAATTGCCAGAGCACAGTTGGTTCTGCGCTCAGACCGCGGCTCAGTGAGGGAACAGGATGTGAATCTTCTTCCAGGAGTCAATGGTACTTACATGTTGTGTCATTTACCATATCGATCAAGGCATCATGTAACAATCAAAGTACAAGAATCAAAAGGCCAATGATATATCGATTATATTTATCTTCCCTTTACTTTTCTTAGCTTAGCTTATATCTCTGTAACATGTGAGATATTGAAGCCGACTTCCTTGAGTTTGATCATGTGCACATTTATGAATTTTCCCGGAAGGCTACTTATCACACAACCATCGATATCGTGAGAATGCTTGAAGTGCAATATTTCAGCTCGTAGCTATATTTTAGTTCATGAATAATGAAACATGATTGTCGTCAGAATCTAGATTTGTTGTGACTACTATCTAGCGGATCATAATATGGTACCCAATACATACAGGATTACGTTTACCCCTATCATCCTGTAAAGACCCAAGACAGGATGCCAAGGAAAAAGAATTGGGAGACAACTCAGCGATATCCTGCGTTATTAGCATAGTGGAAGCAAAGCATCTAAAAGAGCCCATCACCCGTTTGTTTAATTACAGAATAACGTATCAAGCAATGTAGTCACAGTTCGCTCTCTTGAGTAAACATGTTTGACCTTGATTAAACCCATCATATGCATCTTCCGTGGTTTTGACCATCAACTCAGCCGTCTAATTAATTTATCTTTCTTGATTTTAGCATAATTAGCattcataattattttatatatgaagATATTAGATTAGTTGTAAAACTCCTAAattcatatattatatttatcaattattttgaaattttaaaaaaataactttACGATACAGACTATATCATTAGTTCAAGATAGATGATTATGAGTTCCCCCCAATGGCCCATGTGGACACGAGGTTAAGGAGAGAATATTGGAGGTGGTTAAAGGCCGTCATCCTATGAAAtattgtataaaatattttatcattttatgacgAAATATAAAAGCTCATCTTTAACATAATGAATGAAGGCTAATTTTTTTTACTACTTGTGTCTGTACTTATATACCTCATATTACTGACTTGGACGTCGGAGGGATTGAGTCAAAAAAATCTATCTTGACCTCGATCTTCGTGTATATGGTACATCGAGTGATCGACGTTTTTACCTCAGAGGCACATCGAACAACTATATGCATATGGGTTTAGACCATGTTGGGCTGACTAAGACGTCAATAACTTCTTCCCTCATAATTTTGGGGCTAAAAGAAGGGCCTGATGTCATAGAAATGCTCATTCGCTGACCCTCTCAATGTATACTCAAGTGAAGAGGCTTTAATCCTAACTCATAGTACTTTCACTCAAGGGGGGTAGCAACCACCCTTTTCGCATATTGATGCATCTATCTCAGCGCAAACATCGATATGGTACTGCATCTATTTAATAACTCAAGCATTTCACCGCTAGGGATGACCTCGAGCCTCCTGCTCATCTTAGCAAATTTGTTCTTAAATTTCACCCAACAAATGTAGATGCTAATGAGCATGATATAAGTTATTGCTCTACTTTTGCCCTAATTAGCCTAATAAGCGATGCCACTAGCTCAACCACAATCATCGACTCAACCGCCATAGGCACCGATACCCATCAAGGTTCCCCCACTCGATGTGGTGCCGATATCCCAAGAGTACCCAAGACCCATCGAATATCAGTCGAGCGAGCACTTCGCTCCCTAATAGTGGAATTTAGTGGACTACCCCACCACTCTATGCTATCTGAATCCGAGAGCCAATCGACGGATTCGATGAATGATTCCTTGTAGATCCAACTACGACAGATGGACCGATGTATGGAGGAGATGCGACAAAAGTTCCAACAATCCAAAGGAGAAGCACCAATTGACCCCACCTCATGTTCGTCGCTATTCACCCAGAAAATTAAAGAAGAACCAATTCTAGCAAGCTTTTGCCTCCTATCCTTAGAAAGTATTTGATGACAATGCCAACCCGATGGAGCATATTGTTGCTTTTCATATCCAAACATTGTTATATGACACTTCAAATGCTCTAATGTGTCACACCTTCCCGGCCACGTTAAGAGGCCCAGCACAAGAATGATATGCCTACTTGAAGCCTTTTTCTATCGGTTCTTTTGTTTAGCTCGTGCGAGAGTTCAAACTTCACTTCCTCATGAACATGCGCCCAAGGCTATTGGCAACTACGCTTCTCAGACTTAAGCAATAGGAGGAGAAAACACTTATAGAATTTGTTACTCGGTTGACTAATGAAATCTAAACATGGTAGATACTCATCTATCACTCATAATGCATACCTTCATGATAGGGCTCAAACCCTCTTGTTTCTCTTTTATCGTTGGTGAAAAGACTACTAGTAACGATACTACAGGTACTTAAGGGAAAcaatcaatatattatcattgaagaAATGACCTTTAGTAAGCATAAGGAGTCATGCAAGAGATCAGAGAAGGAGCGACCACAATCCACACCGACCCCAAGGTCACCGCAATGAAAGAGGAACGAATGACCCGAGTCACCTCGCCCAAGGTTCGAGCTGATCCCCTTGAATATGTCTAgaactgaattttttttaaaataaaagagaaagggCTCTTCAAAGACCTTACCTCTATTGATGAAAAGAGATTGATTTAAATACTATTGGTTCCGCCGGGATTACGACTATGACACAAAGGATTATTATTACTTGAAAGAGCATATTAAAGAACTCATACATTGAGAACACCTTGGGCAGTTCATCCAAAAGCATCGAGAACCCTCACTTCGAACTTAGGGGATAGTGGAGAGACATAATGATATTATCATTGATGGACCTACAACTTCTTGGGTCATAAAACTTATACTCGAGCTACCATTAAAAAGCGCTCGAGGACAAAGGGCAACATAGAGATAACCTTCAAGTAGGAAGAGATGGAGTATTTTGACTTGAGCCATAATGATGCCTTTGTAGTTTCTATGAGGATGATCAATACTCAGGTAAAGAGGGTTATGATTAACATAGGTATCTCTATCGATATCCTCTACTTTAATTCTTTCAAAAAACTCAAGCTCGCGATTAATGACCTTACCCTTATGATTTCTTCATTGACAGGTTCACTAACGATTCTGTCTTCTCTCTTAGGACTGTGAACCTACACTTCATATTTGGAGATGAGCCTTGTTCCATAATAATACTTGCCAGATTCATAATGGTGGATATCCCCTCGAAATACAATGCAATAATAGGCTGCCCATATTGAATAGGTTGAGGCCAGTTGTATTGACCTATCATATAATGATGAAGTTCTCGACGAGAACAAGCATTGAAGAGTTACGAAGCAACCCAAGGGAGTCATACTAATGCTACTTGATGATGATCGCCCTATCGAAGAATGTATAAGCTGCAGTGCTACCTATAGACCCTTGAGACTTTGCTAAGTCCGTCCCACATCTAAAGTCAATGGAGCTGTTGATTGAAGCACCTTTAGAAAGACATGATCTGATCGAGTTATCAAGGTTAGGGCGACACTTCCCAAAGAGAGATGGGTGCAACTCATTAACTTCTTTTGGGAGAATATTGACATGTTTGACCCCAATTTAGCTCAGCATCACTTAAAAATTTTCTCTCGAGACATGACCAACAAAGTAAAGTCCTCAAAAGTTTGCTCTTGACTATCAACAGACAATTAGTGATGGGGTAGATAAGCTATTAGCAGCATAGTTTATTGTCAAAGTGTAGTACCCCCAATGGCTCGTTAACGAGAGTACTTGAAATTGAAGGATGTGTGTTGGCTATACTGATCTTAATAAGGCATGTTCGAAGGATAGTTACCTCTTCCTCGGATTGATCAGTTGGTTGATAATACATCTAGTCATGAGCTCCTATCTTTATGGATGTATTTTCAGGGTATATCTAAATCAAAATGGCTTTAAAGGATCGAGAACACACTTTCTTTATCACCGGTCAAGGCATATATTGCTACTGAGTCATGCTATTCTAGTTAAAAAATACAGAAGCGACATACTAAAGAATGATGAACAAGATATGCAAGCAGTAAATTGGAATAAACATTGAAGCATATGTAGATGACATAATAGTAAAGAGTAAAACAACCGACCTATGCTAGAAGAAACCTATTATGATGGGAGGTACAAAATAATTTGTATTCGAGACATGCGAGTTAGAAACATTTAATGCATCATAAGAAACCCACCACAATGagaggcacaagataaaatataCTCGAAGCGCATGAGTTGAGAAAACTCGACCTTTATCAAAAGAAACCCGTCACGACAAAAGGCATAAAATAAAATGTACTCGAGGCATataagtcaagaaaatacaaCCTACACCAGAAGAAACCCGTCATGATGGAAGGCATAAGACAAAATGTATAAGGTGCATGAGT
Above is a genomic segment from Musa acuminata AAA Group cultivar baxijiao chromosome BXJ3-4, Cavendish_Baxijiao_AAA, whole genome shotgun sequence containing:
- the LOC103980965 gene encoding probable mitochondrial-processing peptidase subunit beta, mitochondrial, which encodes MAFSFSRFRRKLDAALSSAVRARYLSLSARPSLPEEPAPDPRFLRYSSPDARPPLDHSPFLRFPQVRHTTLPSGIRVVTQSAPISASHTASIGVWIDAGSRFEAPGTNGTAHFLEHMIFKGTRRRTARSLEEEIENMGARLNAYTSREQTTFFADVQSKDVAVAVDVLADILQNSKFPDHAIKRERGVILREMEEVQGQVEEVIFDHLHSAAFQGHPLGDTILGPEENIRGISRVDLQQYISTHYTGHRMVVSAAGAVKHDEIVNMVGRLFTNFSTDPTTADQLVNANPAVFTGSEVRVQDEGMPFAHFAIAFKGSSWTDPNSIPLMVIQSLLGSWNKSIGVGNCSGSQLARRVGTDDLAENIMAFNTNYRDIGLFGVYSIASPKCLRELSCVLMDEIKRLAYQVSEAEVVRARNQLKSVLLLHIDGSTAVSENNGRQMLTYGRVLPFVELFARIDAVDAAAIMETARNFIINKEVALAATGPIQELPEHSWFCAQTAAQ